Sequence from the Maribellus comscasis genome:
CCTGAGCCTTCCGAATCGATGGAAACAAATTTCTTTAGAAAACTGGAAGATTATAAATTGAAACAAACTTCAAACCCTGGAATAGGAATAAAATGGTTAAATCTTAAGGAACTATTTGCTCCATCAGCATTGATTTTAAAGCCTGCATTTGCGGTAATTATCTTTCTGGCAGGAATTATCGGCGGTATACTTATCGATAACCGGGGGGCAGAAAACAGACAATTAATTGCTGAATTACAAAACACTCGCGAAACATTGATGCTAACCCTGTTTGAACAATCTTCAGCGATTGACAGGCTTAAAGCAGTTAACCTTTCCGAGAAGCTTGTAGCTCCTGACCAACAGGTAATACAGGCTTTGCTAACCACATTAAACAACGACGATAACGTAAACGTAAGACTCGCTGCGGTTGAAGCACTTTTCAGGTATTCAAACCAGCCAGAAGTAAGGGAAGGGCTTATAGAGGCCATTCCAAATCAGGATTCTCCTATGGTTTTGATAACACTCTCAAAAGCCATGGTATTGCTCCAGGAAAAAAAATCAGTTGAGAACCTAAAACAAATCTTAAACGATAAAAACCTGGATCAAGATGTAAAAAATAAAATAGATGAAAACATTCAAAAAATAATCTAAAAACAGAAGACCATGAGACAATACTTGTTCTTGATAGTTGCTTTAACAGCTTCATTGGCAGCTAAAGCACAACAGCACAAAGAAACCATTAATAAAGAAATTGTTTTTCCTGAAAGTACAGATGCCGTGCTAATTATAGAGAATATTTTCGGGAACATTGATGTGCAGGGATATTCAGGAAA
This genomic interval carries:
- a CDS encoding HEAT repeat domain-containing protein, coding for MEKRNTNNDFEEFIKNQPVREDEKEDLYKLFSDLDNIEVPEPSESMETNFFRKLEDYKLKQTSNPGIGIKWLNLKELFAPSALILKPAFAVIIFLAGIIGGILIDNRGAENRQLIAELQNTRETLMLTLFEQSSAIDRLKAVNLSEKLVAPDQQVIQALLTTLNNDDNVNVRLAAVEALFRYSNQPEVREGLIEAIPNQDSPMVLITLSKAMVLLQEKKSVENLKQILNDKNLDQDVKNKIDENIQKII